A region of Faecalibacterium taiwanense DNA encodes the following proteins:
- a CDS encoding aspartate dehydrogenase, whose protein sequence is MFFSRKKPARSYDPATQQPALRCSICTGEQVAGFISPDGHFEDVQLIRTPQELDAFRAQYGIPPECPLKKIY, encoded by the coding sequence ATGTTTTTCTCCCGCAAAAAGCCTGCCCGTTCTTACGACCCCGCCACCCAGCAGCCTGCACTGCGGTGCAGCATCTGCACCGGGGAGCAGGTGGCCGGTTTCATCTCCCCGGATGGCCATTTCGAGGACGTTCAGCTCATCCGCACGCCTCAGGAACTGGACGCATTCCGGGCACAGTACGGCATCCCGCCGGAATGCCCCCTGAAAAAGATCTATTAA
- the tsaA gene encoding tRNA (N6-threonylcarbamoyladenosine(37)-N6)-methyltransferase TrmO, translating into MPTAPEEMTLKVIAHIHTAFPTKFGIPRQSGLVDELRGEVIFTPEYRNADAVRGLEDFSHIWLVWQFSGAVRDSWSPTVRPPRLGGNTRMGVFATRSPFRPNPLGLSSVRLEGIENRPDVGPVLIVRGADLMDGTPIYDIKPYIPYADCHPDAAEGFTGQTQFHRLQVQFPPELLAQVPQADRAALTGVLAGDPRPSYQHDPQRVYGMEFGPVEVHFTVDGEVLTVTGIARR; encoded by the coding sequence ATGCCCACTGCACCTGAAGAGATGACCCTGAAGGTCATTGCCCATATCCATACTGCCTTTCCCACCAAGTTCGGCATCCCGCGCCAGAGCGGCCTTGTGGACGAGCTGCGCGGCGAGGTGATCTTTACGCCCGAATACCGCAATGCCGATGCCGTGCGCGGTCTGGAAGATTTCAGTCACATCTGGCTGGTGTGGCAGTTCTCCGGCGCGGTGCGGGACAGCTGGTCCCCCACTGTACGCCCGCCGCGCTTGGGCGGCAACACCCGCATGGGCGTGTTCGCCACCCGGTCGCCCTTCCGTCCCAATCCTCTGGGCCTTTCCAGCGTGCGTCTGGAAGGCATCGAGAACCGGCCGGACGTTGGCCCGGTGCTCATCGTGCGCGGTGCCGACCTGATGGATGGCACCCCCATCTACGACATCAAGCCTTACATCCCCTATGCCGACTGCCACCCGGATGCCGCCGAGGGCTTTACCGGCCAGACCCAGTTCCACCGTCTGCAGGTACAGTTCCCGCCCGAACTGCTGGCACAGGTGCCGCAGGCCGACCGCGCCGCCCTGACCGGCGTACTGGCAGGTGACCCGCGCCCCTCCTACCAGCACGACCCGCAGCGGGTGTACGGCATGGAGTTCGGCCCGGTAGAGGTGCATTTTACCGTGGATGGCGAGGTGCTCACCGTGACCGGCATCGCCCGCCGCTGA
- a CDS encoding LysR family transcriptional regulator encodes MELRNINTFLHIAELHSFSRTARQLGYSQSAVSSQIAQLEAELGAPLFDRVGKTVRLTDAGQTFLGYARTLLATAQQAQAALQPARQISGSLRIALADSVCSTFLPGLLKRYHALCPQVELVLCTATADGMLQMLGTNQIDLAYTLDQPLLQPNLVLAADVPEPVCFIAPSAHPLAGQEVVTLEELPRQEFLLTERGMSYRDALDQCLAARGLAIHPYLELGSAALLCQMVEQGMGLSFLPEYIVRPALAAGRLARLNVPDCTVEMHRQLFYHRDKWLTPQMKAFIELVHQPAPGTASK; translated from the coding sequence ATGGAACTGCGGAACATCAATACCTTTTTGCACATCGCCGAGCTGCACAGCTTTTCCCGCACTGCGCGGCAGCTTGGCTATTCCCAGTCGGCGGTGTCCTCCCAGATCGCACAGCTGGAAGCAGAGCTGGGCGCACCGCTGTTCGACCGCGTGGGCAAGACCGTGCGGCTCACCGATGCGGGCCAGACCTTTTTAGGCTATGCACGCACCCTGCTGGCCACGGCGCAGCAGGCGCAGGCTGCCCTGCAGCCCGCCCGGCAGATCAGCGGCAGTCTGCGCATCGCGCTGGCGGATTCGGTGTGCTCCACCTTCCTGCCCGGTCTGCTCAAACGCTACCACGCCCTGTGCCCGCAGGTGGAGCTGGTGCTGTGCACCGCCACTGCCGACGGAATGCTGCAGATGCTGGGCACAAATCAGATCGATCTGGCCTATACGCTGGACCAGCCCCTGCTGCAGCCCAATCTGGTGCTTGCGGCGGATGTGCCGGAGCCGGTGTGTTTTATTGCACCGTCCGCTCACCCGCTTGCCGGGCAGGAAGTCGTTACGCTGGAAGAGCTGCCCCGGCAGGAATTTCTGCTCACTGAGCGCGGCATGAGCTACCGCGACGCTTTGGATCAGTGCCTTGCCGCCCGCGGCCTTGCCATCCACCCTTATCTGGAGCTGGGCAGCGCTGCGCTGCTGTGCCAGATGGTGGAGCAGGGCATGGGTCTTTCCTTCCTGCCGGAGTACATCGTGCGTCCGGCGCTGGCCGCAGGTCGTCTTGCCCGGCTGAATGTGCCGGACTGCACCGTGGAGATGCACCGTCAGCTGTTTTACCACCGTGACAAATGGCTGACCCCTCAGATGAAAGCCTTTATCGAGCTGGTGCACCAGCCCGCGCCCGGCACTGCCAGCAAATGA
- a CDS encoding sn-glycerol-3-phosphate ABC transporter ATP-binding protein UgpC: protein MASISCQHIYKIYPGATAPSVTDFNLEIQDKEFIIFVGPSGCGKSTTLRMIAGLEEISKGEMYIGGRLINDVPPKDRDIAMVFQSYALYPHMTVYKNIAFGLELRKTPKDEIDKRVHEAAKILEIEHLLDRKPKALSGGQRQRVALGRAMVRNPAVFLLDEPLSNLDAKLRTSMRTEIIKLHKKLATTFIYVTHDQTEAMTMGDRIVVMKDGIIQQVDTPQNLYDMPCNMFVAGFIGSPQMNFLDGTLIKKGELYGVDLGGDVIPLPKEKTADGKLDAYVGKKIKMGIRPEDIDDEPEFMAKHTDCQLDAQVDVSEMMGAEIYLYLEYKGNKMTARVAPTSKARNGDTVRVAFDPHKVHLFDVETELTILN, encoded by the coding sequence ATGGCTTCGATCAGCTGCCAGCACATCTATAAGATCTATCCGGGTGCTACCGCTCCCTCTGTTACCGACTTTAACCTGGAGATCCAGGATAAGGAATTCATCATCTTCGTCGGCCCCTCTGGCTGCGGCAAGTCCACCACCCTGCGCATGATCGCCGGTCTGGAGGAGATCTCCAAGGGCGAAATGTACATCGGCGGCCGTCTGATCAACGACGTTCCCCCGAAGGATCGTGATATCGCAATGGTGTTCCAGAGCTACGCTCTGTACCCCCACATGACCGTTTACAAGAACATCGCTTTCGGTCTGGAACTGCGCAAGACCCCGAAGGACGAGATCGATAAGCGCGTGCACGAGGCTGCTAAGATCCTGGAGATCGAGCATCTGCTGGACCGCAAGCCCAAGGCTCTGTCCGGTGGTCAGCGTCAGCGTGTTGCTCTGGGCCGTGCAATGGTTCGTAACCCGGCAGTCTTCCTGCTGGACGAGCCTCTGTCCAACCTGGATGCTAAGCTGCGTACCTCCATGCGTACCGAGATCATCAAGCTGCACAAGAAGCTGGCTACCACCTTCATCTACGTTACTCACGACCAGACCGAGGCTATGACCATGGGCGACCGTATCGTTGTTATGAAGGACGGCATCATCCAGCAGGTCGATACCCCGCAGAACCTGTACGATATGCCTTGCAACATGTTCGTTGCTGGCTTCATCGGCAGCCCCCAGATGAACTTTCTGGACGGCACCCTGATCAAGAAGGGTGAGCTGTACGGTGTTGATCTGGGCGGCGACGTGATCCCCCTGCCCAAGGAGAAGACCGCAGACGGCAAGCTGGATGCTTACGTCGGCAAGAAGATCAAGATGGGCATCCGTCCCGAGGATATCGACGACGAGCCCGAGTTTATGGCAAAGCACACTGACTGCCAGCTGGATGCTCAGGTGGACGTCTCCGAAATGATGGGCGCTGAGATCTACCTGTATCTGGAGTACAAGGGCAACAAGATGACCGCTCGTGTGGCTCCCACCTCCAAGGCTCGCAACGGAGACACCGTCCGCGTTGCATTCGATCCCCACAAGGTCCACCTGTTCGACGTCGAGACCGAGCTGACCATCCTGAACTAA
- a CDS encoding AraC family transcriptional regulator, whose translation MLFDWNTIAFPASVQDLQLSAPLTLSGEGLWVCLVSSGQCSASVPAAGPLPLGAALILPPQSVPAGHLILSRAPLALVPESICHLLCVQLTGQAASQFLAGLHELPFLAKGGSCPAAAELMDRLAEEKAAHSRARSQLAYALLCELADADSAASALPPLVQAAIEDIRANYAGLYGVEELSERLGVSKSHLVRTFTAAIGVSPGKYLTTVRVEAAQRLLLHREYTLDVVASLCGFSGANYLCRVFKKETGQSPAQWRAMAGHAAQSGLSPEESLREQELYI comes from the coding sequence TTGCTTTTTGACTGGAACACCATCGCTTTTCCCGCTTCCGTGCAGGATCTGCAGCTGTCTGCCCCCCTCACCCTCTCCGGCGAAGGACTGTGGGTGTGCCTTGTGTCCAGCGGCCAGTGCTCTGCATCCGTACCTGCTGCCGGGCCGCTGCCGCTGGGTGCAGCGCTCATTTTGCCGCCGCAGTCCGTGCCTGCCGGGCACCTGATCCTGAGCCGTGCCCCGCTGGCCCTTGTGCCGGAAAGCATCTGCCATCTGCTCTGCGTCCAGCTTACCGGGCAGGCGGCTTCCCAGTTTCTGGCCGGGCTGCACGAACTGCCCTTCCTTGCCAAGGGCGGTTCCTGCCCGGCCGCTGCCGAACTGATGGACCGCCTTGCTGAGGAAAAGGCCGCCCACAGCCGTGCCCGCAGCCAGTTGGCCTACGCACTGTTGTGTGAGCTGGCCGATGCCGACAGTGCCGCGTCCGCCCTGCCGCCGCTGGTGCAGGCCGCCATTGAGGACATCCGCGCAAACTACGCGGGCCTTTACGGCGTGGAGGAGCTGAGCGAGCGGCTGGGCGTGTCCAAGAGCCATCTAGTGCGCACCTTTACCGCAGCCATTGGCGTGTCGCCGGGCAAATACCTCACCACGGTGCGCGTTGAAGCAGCCCAGCGGCTGCTGCTCCACCGGGAGTACACACTGGACGTGGTAGCCAGCCTGTGCGGCTTTTCCGGTGCCAACTACCTGTGCCGGGTGTTCAAAAAAGAAACCGGCCAATCCCCCGCACAGTGGCGGGCAATGGCCGGTCACGCCGCGCAGAGTGGGCTTTCGCCCGAGGAATCTCTGCGCGAACAGGAGCTTTATATTTAA
- a CDS encoding MATE family efflux transporter: MAVAAYGVVANFALVATAIFNGVAQGAQPLVSECYGKSDKAGARKLLILGSCTALVLAAVLYGIIFGATDALVGVFNSESSAQMAQFAHMGMRLYFVGYFFAGFNIVAAGYLSATNRPVEASVTSICRGMVAIVACSLVLSRLFGMNGVWAAFPASELLTAVLTLFLLLRGKKQTA; the protein is encoded by the coding sequence GTGGCCGTGGCGGCCTATGGCGTGGTGGCGAACTTTGCGCTGGTGGCAACGGCCATCTTCAACGGCGTAGCACAGGGTGCACAGCCGCTGGTGAGCGAGTGCTACGGCAAAAGCGACAAGGCCGGTGCCAGAAAGCTGCTCATCCTGGGCAGCTGCACCGCACTGGTGCTGGCAGCGGTGCTGTACGGCATCATCTTTGGTGCTACCGATGCACTGGTGGGCGTGTTCAACAGCGAAAGCTCCGCCCAGATGGCGCAGTTTGCCCACATGGGCATGCGGCTGTACTTTGTGGGCTACTTCTTTGCCGGGTTCAACATCGTGGCGGCGGGCTACCTGAGCGCGACCAACCGCCCGGTGGAAGCCTCCGTCACCTCCATCTGCCGCGGCATGGTGGCCATCGTGGCCTGCTCGCTGGTGCTGAGCCGCCTGTTTGGCATGAATGGTGTGTGGGCAGCGTTCCCGGCATCGGAACTGCTCACCGCAGTGCTGACCCTGTTTTTGCTGCTGCGCGGTAAAAAGCAGACCGCATAG
- a CDS encoding MATE family efflux transporter, with product MNLTKQFFKYVSQNIFGLLGTSCYILADTYFISQAAGTDGVTLLNLCLPVYNFIFAVGSMVGLGAATRYAILKAQGDERCQRYFSNAIFCACVLSVPFLLVGIFAPGGLLRLMGGDAGIMALGIPYARIFLMFTPFFMCNYIVSAFVRNDGDPSLAMVATLSSSLFNVVFDYIFMFPMGLGLAGAALATAVSPIISISICSRHFFKRRTACGSCASAPRQGCWARAASLASPALWVRCPPALPPPYSTSCCWVWRAMWPWRPMAWWRTLRWWQRPSSTA from the coding sequence ATGAACCTGACAAAACAGTTCTTTAAATATGTATCACAGAATATCTTCGGCCTGCTGGGCACCTCGTGCTACATTCTGGCCGATACCTATTTCATCTCGCAGGCGGCGGGTACCGACGGCGTGACCCTGCTCAACCTCTGCCTGCCGGTCTACAACTTCATCTTTGCCGTCGGCTCCATGGTCGGCCTTGGCGCGGCCACCCGCTACGCCATCCTCAAGGCGCAGGGAGACGAGCGCTGCCAGCGCTATTTTTCCAATGCCATCTTCTGCGCCTGTGTGCTCAGCGTGCCGTTCCTGCTGGTGGGCATTTTTGCGCCCGGCGGCCTTCTGCGGCTGATGGGCGGTGACGCGGGGATCATGGCGCTGGGCATCCCGTATGCCCGTATCTTCCTTATGTTCACGCCCTTCTTCATGTGCAACTATATCGTGTCGGCCTTTGTGCGCAACGACGGCGACCCCTCCCTTGCCATGGTGGCTACCCTGAGCAGCAGCCTGTTCAATGTGGTGTTCGACTATATTTTCATGTTTCCCATGGGGCTGGGGCTGGCCGGTGCGGCGCTGGCCACCGCCGTGTCTCCCATCATCAGCATTTCCATCTGCAGCCGCCACTTCTTTAAAAGGAGAACAGCGTGCGGTTCGTGCGCCAGCGCCCCTCGGCAAGGCTGCTGGGCCAGAGCTGCCAGCTTGGCATCTCCGGCTTTGTGGGTGAGATGTCCTCCGGCGTTACCACCACCGTATTCAACTTCCTGCTGCTGGGTCTGGCGGGCAATGTGGCCGTGGCGGCCTATGGCGTGGTGGCGAACTTTGCGCTGGTGGCAACGGCCATCTTCAACGGCGTAG
- a CDS encoding phosphatase PAP2 family protein: MSFEFTLLDALQALRCPVLDALAVFFDQAGAHGEIWIAFTAVLLAFRRTRRVGLAMALALGLYMLAGHCALKPLFARPRPCDLRPEMLTLVARPHGWSFPSGHTSSAFAAAFALWLQNRRLGIPALVLAGFIGFTRMYLYVHFPTDILGGVALGLAVGACGSMLADKISNKWAKRSEVKRTV; the protein is encoded by the coding sequence ATGTCCTTTGAATTTACCCTTCTGGATGCCTTACAGGCTCTACGCTGTCCGGTGCTGGATGCACTGGCGGTGTTTTTCGATCAGGCCGGTGCCCACGGTGAGATCTGGATCGCCTTCACGGCGGTACTGCTGGCGTTCCGGCGCACCCGCCGGGTCGGGCTGGCCATGGCGCTGGCGCTGGGCCTTTATATGCTGGCGGGCCACTGCGCCTTAAAGCCGCTGTTCGCACGCCCGCGCCCCTGCGACCTCCGGCCGGAGATGCTCACGCTGGTGGCCCGGCCCCATGGCTGGTCCTTCCCTTCCGGACACACATCCTCCGCCTTTGCCGCTGCCTTTGCGCTCTGGCTGCAGAACCGCAGGCTCGGCATCCCGGCTCTTGTGCTGGCCGGGTTCATCGGCTTCACGCGGATGTACCTGTATGTGCATTTCCCCACCGACATTCTGGGCGGCGTAGCACTGGGCCTTGCAGTGGGGGCCTGCGGCTCCATGCTGGCAGATAAGATCAGCAACAAATGGGCGAAACGAAGTGAAGTAAAACGAACTGTATAA